The following DNA comes from Variovorax sp. J2L1-78.
AGCCCGAGACCACCGCCAGCGTCGGCCGCGGCGTGACGGTCGCGAGGCTAAGGCGGTCGAAGGCGTCGGCCTGCACGAACTTGGCGACGTCCTGCAGTTCCTTCTCGGCGATGAGTCGGGTGCCGTCGCGCACGTTGATGTCGCTGTAATCGCGCAGCAGGATCGAGCTGGCCTTCACCGGGCTCGCCTGCACCGCATCGAGCACGTAGCGGCCATGGCCGGCGGCGATGTCCATCACGCGCACCTCGCGGTGCTGTTCGGCCAGCCGTTCCATCGCCTCGCGGATGAGTTCCTCGACATGGATCTTGCGCTGGCGGATGCCGCGCCAGCCGATGGAGTTCAGGTAGGTCTTGTCGATCGAGCGGCCCAGCGCGCCCTTGCCGTCCGGCGCGTTGCGGTAGACGTAGTCGAGCGTGCTGCCCGAATCGAAGCCGGTGTCGTGCCCCAGCTTCACGCCGCGCGAGAGCAGGCCGCCGAAGCGCAGACTGGCGCGCGTGATGGCCCAGTAGGCGCCGCGTGGCGACCAGGGCGAGAGCGGCGCGGCGAGCGCGCGCGATTCGTCGGCCGTCGCGCCTTGCAGGTGCGCCTCGCGCAGGTCGACCGGCGGCGTCGGCGCGTCGAAGCGTTGCAGGATGAACTCGCGGATCGACGCCACCACGGGCACGCGGTCGCGCTCGCCCAGCGTGTCGTGGAAGAAGCCGGGCAGCACCGTCTTGGTCTTGATCGCGCTGCCGAGCTTGTCGAAGAAGGCGTGCTGCGGCTTGTGGTGCACCACCCAGTCGGCGCCCGAGATCAGCAGCTGCACCGGCAGCGTGATCGCGTTGGCGTCGGCCACCACCCGGTCGGCCGCCGTGTACAGGTCGAGCAGGATGTTGACCGCGATCGGCCGCGAGATGAGCGGATCGCGCTCGTAGCTGGCGATGCGTTCCGGGTCGTGCGTGAGGAACTTCGGCTTGACGTAGCTGTTGACGAAGAACAGCCCGCGCAGCTTGTGCATCAGCCCCAGGCCGGCACGCGCGAAGGGCACGTAGAGCTTGACCTTGAAGGCGGGCGATGCGAGCGTCAGGCCGCGCACCTTGGGCGCGTAGTCGTGCGCCCAGGTCGAGATCAGCACCGCACCGACGCTCTGTGCGATGACGTACTGGTCCCGCTCCCGCACGCCGTGCGCGCTGCCGATGTGGTCGACGAAGGTCTGCACGTCGCGCACCGAGGTCGCGAAGCTGGGGCTGTGGCCGCGCGGGCCGGGCGACTGGCCGTGGCCGCGGGCGTCCCAGGCGAAGAAGTCGAAGTCGGGCAGGTCGAGTTCGTCGACCAGGTGCGCCATGCGCGCGCCGTGCTCGTGGCCGCGGTGGAACAGCAGGATGGCGCCGCGCCGTGCGGTGCCGGTGGCCGGCCAGTGCCGGTAGAACAGCGAGACGCCGTCGTGCGTGGTGAAGTGGTGCTCGTGCGGAACGCGAGGCTGGGTCATGGGGTTCGATTCAGAGAGTGGGGCGCGTGCCGGCTTCGGCCAGCGCGCGCCGGATGCGGTTGACGATGGTCCAGGCGACGAGCGCGGCGAGCAGCGGCATCAGCCAGCCTGCCCAGCCGGGCAGCGGCCAGCCCAGCGCTACATAGAGCCCGAGGGCCCCGAAGACGAAGGCGCGGTCGCTCTTGCCCATCGGGCCGTCGTAGCGGCGCGATGCGCCGACCGTCGGGCCGAGTGCACCGGTGAATTCGCTGAGGCCGGCCAGCACGATCACGGTGCCGACCCAGAAGGGATGGAAGGGCGCGACGAGCGCGAAGGGCAGGTAGAGCGCCGCGTCGGAGAGCACGTCGGTCAGCTCGTTGAGGAAGGCGCCCAGGGCGCTCTGCTGGCCATGTTCGCGCGCCAGCATGCCGTCGATGGCGTTGAAGGCCATGCGCAGGAACATCCAGAGCGGGATCAGGGCGAAGAAGCCGGCCCGTGGCGCGGCGAAGAAGAGCCACAGCCCGAGCGCCACCGAGATCGCGCAGGCGGCCAGCGTCACCTGGTTGGCGGTCACGCCCGCGGCGTGCAGTCGCACCACGAGCGGCCGCAGCAGCGCCTGGAAGCGAGGCTTCAGTTCATAGATGGACACGTGGACGGCTCCCTCCTTGGGAGGGGCATTCTGCCCGAGGGTGTCGTGGCTGGCCGCCGCAGACCACCCCGCTGCGGCCATCCGGCCGACTAAACTGTTCCTTCAGCCTAGCCTGCCATGACCATCCAGACCGACGACTTCGCCCCCGCCCCGCCACGCGTGGTTTCCGCCGCGCCTGCCTCGCCCAAGGAAGAAGCCATCGAGCGGGCGCTGCGCCCTAAGCTGCTCGACGACTACGTCGGCCAGGTCAAGGTGCGCGAGCAGCTGGAGATCTTCATCGGGGCGGCCCGCAAGCGCGGCGAGGCGCTCGACCACGTGCTGCTGTTCGGCCCGCCCGGCCTGGGCAAGACCACGCTCAGCCACATCATTGCCGCCGAACTCGGCGTGAACCTGCGCCAGACCTCCGGCCCGGTGCTGGAGAAACCCAAGGACCTGGCCGCGCTCCTGACCAACCTCGAGCCGAACGACGTGCTCTTCATCGACGAGATCCACCGGCTGAGCCCGGTCGTCGAGGAAATCCTCTACCCCGCGCTGGAGGACTACCAGATCGACATCATGATCGGCGAAGGCCCCGCGGCCCGCAGCATCAAGCTCGACCTGCAGCCCTTCACCCTGGTGGGCGCCACCACCCGCGCCGGCATGCTGACCAACCCGCTGCGCGACCGCTTCGGTATCGTCTCGCGGCTGGAGTTCTACACAGCCGAGGAACTGGGCCGCATCGTCACCCGCAGCGCCGGCCTGCTCAACGCGCCGATGGACCCGGCCGGCGGCTTCGAGATCGCCCGCCGCTCGCGCGGCACGCCGCGCATCGCCAACCGCCTGCTGCGCCGTGTGCGCGACTACGCCGACGTCAAGGGCGACGGCCGCATCACCGAAGACATCGCGCACAAGGCGCTCGCCATGCTCGACGTCGACCCGCAAGGCTTCGACCTGATGGACCGCAAGCTGCTCGAGGCCGTCATCCATCGCTTCGACGGCGGCCCGGTCGGCCTCGACAACATCGCCGCCAGCATCGGCGAGGAGCGCGACACCATCGAAGACGTGATCGAGCCCTACCTGATCCAGCAGGGTTACCTGCAGCGCACGCCGCGCGGCCGCATCGCCACGCTGGCGGCCTACCGGCACCTCGGCGTGGCACCGCCCACGCGCGACGGTGACATGTTCGGCGCCTGAAAGCACCGCCATGCACACCCATGACCTGCGCCCCTGGCAGCACCACCACCGCTTCGACACCGAAAGCCACGGCGCCGAGCGCAGCACGCGCCTGGTGATGTGGATAACCGCCGCCACGATGGTGCTGGAGATCGGTGCCGGCTGGTGGTTCAACTCGATGGCACTGTTGGCCGACGGCTGGCACATGAGCTCGCATGCCTTCGCCATCGGCCTGAGCGCCTTCGCCTATGCGGCGGTGCGGCGCTACGCGGCCGACCCGCGCTTCGCCTTCGGCACCTGGAAGATCGAGGTGCTGGCCGGCTTCGCCAGCGCGCTCTTCCTGCTGGGCATCGCGGCGCTGATGGTGGTCGGCTCGCTGGAGCGACTGTGGTCGCCCGAGCCGATCCACTACCGCGAGGCGATCGTGGTGGCCGTCATCGGGCTGCTGGTGAACCTCGTCTGCGCCCGGCTGCTGGGCGGTGCGCACCACGGGCACGACCATGGCCATGAACACGCGCATGGGCACAGCCATGACCACGGCCACGCGCACGGCGAAGACCTCAACCTGAAGTCGGCCTACCTTCACGTCATCGCCGACGCCGCCACCTCGGTGCTCGCCATCGCGGCGCTGGTCGGCGGCTGGCTGATGGGCTGGCGCTGGCTCGACCCGCTGATGGGCATCGTCGGCGCCGTGCTGGTGGCGATCTGGGCCAAGGGCCTGCTGCTGCAGACCGGCCGCGTGCTGCTCGACCGCGAGATGGACCACCCGGTGGTCGACGAGATCCGCGAAGGCGTCGAGCACGGCCTGGCGGATTCGCACACCCGCGTGGCCGACCTGCATGTCTGGCGCGTCGGCCGCAACGCCTATTCGTGCGCGCTGACCGTGGTGACCCACTCGCCCACGCTCGACGCCGAGGCGGTGCGCGCGACCTTCTCGATGCACGAGGAGATCGTGCATTCGACCGTCGAGATCCAGCGCTGTGCCGGCGACGAGTCGACACTTGCTTTCGGCGCGCGCGGTGCCATCTCCTGGGCATGAAGGCCGTGGCCAGTGGTGAGCGGGCCTCGCTTCTGGCACTATCCGGCCATTGCCGCCCTCATCGAACGGAACCGTCATGAAAGCGCTTCAAAGCCCCCTCGCGAAGAAAGTCCTGGCCGACAACCAGGCGCGCATGCAGCTGCGGCAGGTCGTGTCGCTGGCGAGCCGGCGGGGCGAGCCCGACGCGAGCGAGCAGACCATCCTGCTGCGCGAGGGCGCCACGGTGCGCCGCCTGACCGCCGTGGTCGTCCCCAAGGCGGCCTGACGCCGCCCGCGGACCGCGATGAACGTCGCGCTGCCGGCGCTGGTCATCTTCCTGCTCGTCCTCCCCGGTTTCGTCTTTCGCAGCCGCTTCAAGCGCGCCGAACGCACCGCGCTCGACTACGCGCCCTTCGGCCGGGTCGTCGCCGAAGCCGTGCTCTGGGCCTGCCTGCTGCACGGGCTGTGGCTCTTCGGCGCGTGGCTCGTCCTGGGTGAAACCCTTCGCTTCGATCTGCTGCTCGGCCTGCTCTCGTCGAGCCCGGCCACGCAGACCGCGGCGGTGGCCAGCGTCGGCGCGCTGGCCGGGCCGGTGGCGCGTTACTTCGGCACGCTGCTGGCCGCGAGCGTCGTGGCGCCCACGTTGCTGCGCTCGCTGATCACCTGGCGCCGGCTCGATCGCCTGGGCCACTGGCTGGCGCCGGTGGCACGCTTCCACGACGCGCCCTGGTACTACCTGCTCACCGGTGCCGACTTCGAGCGCGCCGAGCTGCCCGACCTGATCAAGGTGGCGGCCGTGGTCGATGTCGCCGGCCAGCCCGTGGTCTACCAGGGCTTTCTCGAAGATTTCTATTTCACGCCCGACGGTTCGCTCGACCGGCTGGTGCTGCAGGGCGTCGGCCGCCGCCCGCTCAGCGGCGACAAGGCGCTCGACGCCGCGCCGGGCGACCCGGCCGCCGAAGAGCGCTTCTACCCGGTCGAGGGCGACTACTTCGTGCTGCGCTATGCCGAGGCGATCACGCTGAACATCCAGTACCTGCGGCTGGAAGAAGAGACCGACCCGGCCGCGCCGGCCGCCTGACCGGCGCACCGGCCGGGTGGCGTGCGCGCCACGTCACCGAAGCGTCACGCCTTCGCCACGGTGCCGACACGCGCGTCGATGACGCTACCCTCCCATGCAACGCGACGACGCCTTTCTTCGCGCATGGCGCGACACCACGGCCCTGTCACATGACACGGCTGACGATGACGTGACGCGTCCACCGCTGCGCTACCGCACGCTGTGGATCTCGGACCTGCACCTGGGCACGCCCGGCTGCCAGGCCACCGCGCTGCTCGACTTCCTCAAGCACACCGAGTGCGAGACGCTCTTCCTGGTCGGCGACATCATCGACGGCTGGCAGCTGCGGCGGCAGTGGTACTGGCCGCAGGCGCACAACGACGTGATCCAGAAGCTGCTGCGCAAGGCGCGCAAGGGCACGCGTGTGATCTTCGTGCCGGGCAACCACGACGAGTTCGCCCGCAAGTACGTCAACCACGACTTCGGCGGCATCGAGGTGGTGGAAGACTGGGTGCACGAGACGGCCGACGGTCGCAAGCTCTGGGTGATGCACGGCGACCTGTTCGACGGCGTTATCCAGTGCGCCAAGTGGCTGGCCCATGTGGGCGATTCGCTCTACGAATTCACGCTGCGGCTCAATCGCCACCTCAACTCGCTGCGCGCCCGCATGGGCCTGCCGTACTGGTCGCTGTCGCAGTACCTCAAGCTCAAGGTCAAGCGCGCCGTCAGCTATGTCGGCGACTTCGAGACCGCCGTGGCGCGCGAGGCGCGCAAGCGCGGCGTGCAGGGCGTGGTGTGCGGCCACATCCACCACGCCGAGATGCGCGACATCGACGGCATCCTGTACTGCAACGACGGCGACTGGGTCGAAAGCCTCACGGCGCTGGGCGAGAGCGCCGACGGCACGCTCGAGATCATCCGCTGGGCCGAGCACATGCCCGTGGCCACACGCGTGCGACGCGGCGGCGCCCGCAAGCGTGCGGTGCCCGCATGAGCGATCGGCAACGCACGGTCGACCTCGTCTACTTCGACGCCGGCGGCGGCCACCGCGCATCGGCCATCGCGCTCAAGGCCGCCATCGCGCGCGCCGGCCTGCCGTGGACGGTGCGCCTGGTCAACCTGCGCGAAGTGCTCGACCCCGCGCAGCGCTTTCGCCGCATGACGGGCATGGAGCCCGAGGACTACTACAACAAGCGCATCGCCCGCGGCTGGACGGTCGGCTTGGCGCAGGAACTGAAGCTGCTGCAGGCCATGATCCGCTGGTGGCACGGGCCCACCGTGCGCCTGCTGCAGCAGCACTGGCTGGCGACCGAGCCCGAGCTCGTCGTCTCGATGATTCCGAACTTCAACCGCGGCTTGCGCGAGTCATTGGCCAGCGCGCTGCCCGGCGTGCCCTTCGTCACCGTGCTGACCGACCTGGCCGACCACCCGCCGCGCTTCTGGATCGAGAAGGGCATCGACCAGCATGTCGTCTGCGGCTCGGCCCACGCGGTGCAGCAGGCGCGCGACGCCGGCCTGCCCGCCACGCACATCCACGCCAGCTCCGGCATGCTGCTGCGCGACGACTTCTACGCGCCGCCCCCGGGCGATCGCGCCGCCGAACGCCGCCGCCTGGGCCTCGACCCGCATCGGCCGACCGGCATCGTGCTGTTCGGCGGGCAGGGCTCCAAGGCCATGCTCGGCATCGCCAAACGCCTGCCCGACACGCAACTCATCCTGGCCTGTGGCCACAACACCGCCCTGGCCGACGCGCTGCGCGCCTTGCCCGCACGCGCGCCACGGCTGGTGCTGGGCTTCACGCCCGACGTCGCGCGGACCATGCACCTGGCCGACTTCTTCATCGGCAAGCCCGGCCCCGGCAGCCTGAGCGAAGCGGTGCAGATGCACCTGCCCGTGATCGTGGTGCGCAACCGCTGGACGCTGCCGCAGGAGCGCTACAACGCGCAGTGGGTGCAGGAGAACGGCGTGGGGCGGGTGCTGACTAGCTTCGCGAAGGTCGACCGCGCGGTGGCGGAACTCGTGCGGGACTTGCCGCGCTACCGGGCGGCGACGCAGCGGATGCACAACCGGGCGGTGTTCGAGTTGCCGGGAATTCTGCGACATGTCCTTGAGCAGACCGAGGCTCTCGACGCACAGGGCATGCTCGTCTGCCACCAGTTACTTCCAGATTCGGCTGGTGTTTCTTTGTAAGTACGAAAAAAGACTTCCTAATACGCTTTTGTGTGTCATTTGCCGAGTCTGCATGCCGCATCGGTTTGCATTGATCTGCGCATTGCTTCTCGAAAATTGACGCTGTTTTGGGTGGTTAACATTTATTCATAATTCCGGTTTCCGCGGTGAGGCGGCGGACACCAGAATCACTCCCATTACAAAGATGGATGGGGAGTGGTTTCATGGGTTGGATGACTGCGGCGTGGGTGTGTCGAATTGGCGGAACGCGAGGGTAGTGGGCGATGGCCATTTCTCGACGCGCATTGTTCGGCAAGCTCAACCTGAGCCTTTTTCGGGCGCTTGAATCCGCGACTGCATTTGCCAAGCTGCGAGGCAATCCCTATGTCGAACTGACGCATTGGATCCACCAGCTCTGGCAATTGAACGACAGCGACCTCCATCGGATCGCTCGTCACTACACCATCGATTCGGCGGTCATCGACAGAGATCTGAGTGCGGCGCTGTCGGCCCTGCCTGCCGGCGCCACGTCGCTGAGTGATTTTTCGCACCACGTAGGCGCCACCGTCGAGCGCGCATGGATTCTCGCGAGCCTCGAGTTCGGTGACCGGCGCATTCGCAGCGCCTGGTTGCTGGCGGCGCTCGTCCAGACGCCCGAGTTGCGCAGGCTGTTGCTCGGGATATCTCCCGCATTCCAGAAGATCCCGGTCGATGCATTGAGCGAATCGCTCGCTGCCATCGTGGCCGGCTCTCCCGAAGACCACGAGGGGGCCTATGACGGGTCCGGCCTGACGGCTGCCGTTCCGGGTGAGGCCAGCGGCGCGATGGCCGACGCGACCGAAGACAAGTCGGCGCTTGCAAAATACTGCAGCGACCTGACGGCGCGCGCGCGCGCTGGCGGCATCGATCCGGTGATCGGGCGCGAGCACGAAATCCGGACGATGGTCGACATCCTGTTGCGCCGCCGCCAGAACAACCCGTTGCTGACCGGCGAGGCCGGCGTCGGCAAGACGGCGGTGGTCGAAGGGCTGGCGCTGGCCATCGCGCGTGCCGAGGTGCCGCCGACGCTGCGCGAGGTGCGTCTGCTCAGCCTGGATGTCGGCGCGCTCCTGGCGGGCGCCAGCATGCGGGGCGAATTCGAAGCGCGGCTCAAGCAACTGCTGGAGGAGGCGAGCGCGTCGACCCAGCCCGTCATCCTGTTCGTCGACGAGGTGCACACGCTCATCGGTGCGGGTGGCCAGGCCGGGACCGGAGACGCGGCCAACCTGCTCAAGCCGGCTTTGGCGCGCGGCACCTTGCGTACTGTCGGCGCGACGACCTGGAGCGAATACAAGCGCCACATCGAGAAGGACCCGGCGCTCACGCGCCGCTTCCAGGTCCTGCAGGTGATGGAGCCGGAAGAGGCGTCGGCCATCGACATGGTGCGGGGGCTGGTGCCCACGTTCGCGGAGCACCACGGCGTGATGGTGCTCGACGAGGCGGTTCGCGCCGCCGTCGTGCTGTCGCATCGCTACATTCCGGCGCGCCAGCTGCCGGACAAGGCGATCAGCCTGCTCGACACGGCCTGTGCGCGCGTCGCCATGTCTCTGCACACGCCGCCGGCCTCCGTGCAGCACCTGCGCCAGCGCATTCTCGCGCTCGATGCCGAACTCGCGCTGTTGGCGAACGAATCGGTCATCTCTCAAGGGGCCGAGGCACGGGCGCAACGCGCGGCGCTGGCGAATGCGCAGAAGGCGGAGGTGCAGGCCGAACTGGCCGCGCAGGAAGCGCGCTGGCAACAGGAGCTGTCGCTCGTCCAGCGCATCCATGCGTTGCGTTCGGCACGCGCTGCGCAGGAGACGCCCGCCGACGAGATCGGCGACGACACGATGACGCTCGGCACGCTGGAGACGGCGTTGCAGGGGCAGCAGGGCGATGCGGCCCTGATCCTCGCGCAGGTCGACGAGGCCGTGGTCGCGGCGATCATTGCGGATTGGACGGGCATTCCCGTCGGCCGCATGGTCAAGGACGAGGTGGCTGCCGTGTTCGGGCTGCATGCGACGCTGAACCAGCGCGTCATCGGGCAGTCCGAGGCGCTCACCGCCATCGCAGAGCGCGTCCAGACCGCCCGCGCCCGCCTGACCGATCCCAACAAGCCGGTGGGCGTGTTCCTGCTGGTCGGCCCGTCCGGTGTCGGCAAGACGGAAACGGCGCTGGCGCTGGCCGAGGCCATGTACGGCGGTGAGCAGAACCTCATCACCATCAACATGAGCGAGTTCCAGGAGGCACACACCGTGTCGAGCCTGAAGGGCGCGCCGCCTGGTTACGTGGGCTACGGCGAAGGCGGCGTGCTGACCGAGGCCGTCCGTCGCAAACCGTACAGCGTGATCCTGCTCGACGAGGTGGAGAAGGCCCACCCCGACGTGCATGAGATGTTCTACCAGGTGTTCGACAAGGGCTGGATGGAAGACGGTGAAGGCCGCCACATCGATTTCCGCAACACGACGATTCTGCTGACCAGCAACACCGGCTCCGAACTGATCGCCACCCTGTGCGAAGACCCGGCGCTGGTGCCAGACACCGCCGCCTTGCGCGACGCGCTGCAACCCGAGCTGCGCCAGGTGTTCCCGGCGGCGTTCATTGGCCGGCTTGCGGTGGTGCCCTACCTGCCGCTGGGTGAGGGGGTTTTGAGCAACATCGTGCGCCTGCACCTCGGCCGCGTCGCGGATCGCATGCGAGAGCAGCACGGCATCGAACTGCTGTTCAGTGATGCGTTCACCAGCCATGTCATTGCGCGCAGCGGAACGCATGAGACCGGCGCGCGCCGGCTGATCGGCTTCATCGAGCAGAACCTGCTGCCGGTGCTCTCTCGGCATTGGCTCCAGGCGCTGCAGGACAAGCGGGTCATCGCGCAGATCGCCGTGGATGTCGAGCCGCTTCGCACAGACCACGGATTGCGAGAAGGAGACGCCATCGCCTGCCGCCTCGACTACGCCTGATCCTTCCTCGTGATGCCGCCTGTACGTGCCGTCAGAGCACCCAGTCGATGCATCGCCCCCAATCCGTTTCTATGTTCAACCAGGGAGTGCCAATGATCAACAACAGTCAGAAATTCATTGCTCGCAACAGAGCGCCACGCGTCCAGATCGAATACGACGTGGAAATCTACGGTTCGGAAAAGAAGATCGAACTGCCCTTCGTCATGGGGGTGCTTGCCGATCTGTCGGGCAAGCCCGTGGAGGCGCTGCCGCCCGTGGCCGAACGCAAGTTCCTCGACATCGACATCGACAACTTCGACGAGCGCATGAAGGCGATCCAGCCGCGCGTCGCGTTCGCTGTGCCCAACACGCTGACGGGCGAGGGCCAGCTCATGGTCGACATCACCTTCGAGAGCATCGACGACTTTTCGCCGGCGGCCATCGCACGCAAGGTCGAGCCGCTCAGCCGCCTGCTGGAAGCCCGCACGCAGCTGTCGAACCTGCAGACCTACATGGACGGCAAGGCCGGCGCGGAAAGCCTGGTCAACCAGCTGCTGCAAGACCCGGCGCTCATGAAGTCCCTGGCTGCTGCACCGAAACCGACGGCGGCCGCCGATGCCGGCGCGGCTACCGCCTGACCGGCCGCGTTGCGACCTCGAACACCCAAGGACCTCGAATGAAGACCCATTCCAAGCAAGCCCCCGCGGCATCGACCCAGTTCGCCGACGTCGGTGATTTCTCGTCGCTGCTCGACAAGGAGTTCAAGCCCAAGACCGAAGAAGCACGCGATGCCGTCGAAGCCGCCGTGCGCACGCTCGCCGAGCAGGCGTTGATCAACGCCAGCACCATGACCGACGATGCCTACAGCAGCATCGAAGCGATCATTGCCGAGATCGATCGCAAGCTCTCCGAGCAGATCAACCTCGTGTTGCACCAGGCCGACTTCCAGAAGGTCGAGTCGGCCTGGCGCGGCATGCACCACCTGGTCTACAACACCGAAACCGACGAGAAGCTCAAGATCCGCTTCATGGACATCTCCAAGGACGAGATGCGCCGCACCATGCGCCGCCACAAGGGCATCGCCTGGGACCAGAGCCCGGTCTTCAAGCGCATCTACGAAGAGGAGTACGGCCAGCTCGGCGGCGAGCCCTACGGCTGCCTCGTCGCTGATTACTACTTCGATCACACGCCCGCCGACGTGGAACTGCTGGGCGCCATCGCCAAGATCTCGGCCGCTTCGCATGCGCCGTTCATCGCGGGCTCGGCGCCCTCGCTGCTGGGCATGGAATCGTGGCAGGAACTCGCCAACCCCCGCGATCTGGCCAAGATCACGTCCAACCTCGAGCACGCACCGTGGACGGCGCTGCGCAATACCGAAGATGCGCGCTACGTCGGCCTGGCCATGCCGCGCTTTCTTGCGCGCCTGCCGTACGGCGTCAGGACCAACCCGGTCGACGAGTTCGACTTCGAGGAGCAGACCGAAGGCGCCGACCACAGGAACTACGTCTGGAACAACGCGGCCTATGCCATGGCCGTCAACATCAACCGCAGCTTCAAGCAATACGGCTGGTGCACGATGATCCGCGGCGTGGAATCGGGCGGCACGGTCGAGAACCTGCCGTGCCACACCTTCCCCACGGACGACGGCGGTTTCGACATGAAGTGCCCGACGGAGATCGCCATCTCCGACCGCCGCGAAGCCGAATTGGCGAAGGCTGGCCTGATCCCGCTGGTGCATCGCAAGAACACCGACCACGCCTCCTTCATCGGCGCGCAGTCGCTGCAGAAGCCACAGGAATACGTGGACGCGGATGCCACCGCCAACGCCAACCTGTCGGCACGGCTGCCGTATCTTTTTGCCAGCACACGTTTCGCGCACTACCTCAAGTGCATCGTGCGCGACAAGATCGGCTCGTTCAAGGAGCGGGACGACATGCAGCGCTGGCTCAACGAATGGATCATGCATTACGTCGATGCCGATCCGGTCAACTCATCGCAGGAAACCAAGGCACGCCGCCCGCTGGCGGCGGCCGAGGTCGTGGTCGAGGACATGGAAGGCAACCCGGGCTTCTACAGCGCGAAGTTCTTCCTGCGCCCTCACTTCCAGCTCGAGGGTCTCACGGTGTCCCTGCGCTTGGTGGCCAAGCTGCCGTCGCTCAAGGAAGCCGCCTGACGCAACGCCGGCTTCTGCCGGTGTTTTCGCGGTCGATGCTGTCACGTCGTCCGCAAGGAGGTTGGGTCACTACCCAACCTCCTGATACCGAAGTCTGTTCATTCACATCAAGGGAGTTTTCATGTCTCAAGACATTTTTCTGAAGATCAACGGCATCGAAGGCGAATCGCTGGATTCGTCCCACAAGAACGAAATCGAGGTCCTGAGCTTCAACTGGAAGGTGCTGCAGGAATCGACCATGCACGCGGGCTCCGGCGGCGGCGCAGGCAAGGCCACGGTAGAGGACCTGGAGTTCGACCACTACGTGGACCGTTCGAGTCCCAACCTCATGAAGTACTGCCTCACCGGCAAGCATGTGCAAGAAGCCAAGCTCACGGTGCGCAAGGCCGGCGGCAGCCCGCTCGAGTACCTCAAGTTCACCTTCACCGACGTGATCATCACCAGCGTCCAGCCCTTCGGCTCGAACGTCGACGAGCTGCGCGTCAAGGAACGCGTCCGGCTGTCCTTCTCCAAGATCAAGCAGGAATACGCCGTGCAGAACGCACAGGGCGGCAGCGGCGGCGCGGTGACCGCCGGCTACGACATCAAGGGCAACAAGGAGTCCTGATCGCTTGAGGCTCGACGGGGTCGAGGCGCGTCGTGTGGAGGTCGCACGGCACGCACCTCGGCGCCGCGAGCCTCGTTCCGCATTCCCATTCCCATCGGCGAAGTCCTCACACCATGAGTTGGTACAACAAGGTTGCCTGGAGCGAAGGCCTGTTCCTGCGCCCGCAGCTGTTTCAGCAGCAGGAACGCTACCTGGAGCACCTCGCGCACAAGCGGGCTGCGGCACTGAGCCCTTTCTACTGGGGCTTCTCGCATTTCGCGATCGACGCCGAATCGCTCTCGCTGGGCAAGGTGGTGTTGGCCAGTGCGTCCGGCATCTTTGCGGACGGTACGCCCTTCGACACGCCGGGGCAGACGTTGCCCCCCGCGCCATTGACCATCCTGCCCGAGCATCTGGAGCAGGTCATCTATCTGGCCGTGCCCATTCGCACGCCCAACGGTGAAGAGACCAGCTTCGACGACCCCGGCGCATCGAGCGCCTCGCTCGCCCGCTTCTCGGTCTTCGACACCGAGCTGAGAGACGCCAATTCGATCGGCCAAGGCCCCAAGACCGTCCAGCTGTCGCGCCTTCGGCTGCGCCTTTTGCCGCAACGGGAAATGACAGATGCATGGATCGGG
Coding sequences within:
- a CDS encoding glycosyltransferase — its product is MSDRQRTVDLVYFDAGGGHRASAIALKAAIARAGLPWTVRLVNLREVLDPAQRFRRMTGMEPEDYYNKRIARGWTVGLAQELKLLQAMIRWWHGPTVRLLQQHWLATEPELVVSMIPNFNRGLRESLASALPGVPFVTVLTDLADHPPRFWIEKGIDQHVVCGSAHAVQQARDAGLPATHIHASSGMLLRDDFYAPPPGDRAAERRRLGLDPHRPTGIVLFGGQGSKAMLGIAKRLPDTQLILACGHNTALADALRALPARAPRLVLGFTPDVARTMHLADFFIGKPGPGSLSEAVQMHLPVIVVRNRWTLPQERYNAQWVQENGVGRVLTSFAKVDRAVAELVRDLPRYRAATQRMHNRAVFELPGILRHVLEQTEALDAQGMLVCHQLLPDSAGVSL
- the tssH gene encoding type VI secretion system ATPase TssH, which produces MAISRRALFGKLNLSLFRALESATAFAKLRGNPYVELTHWIHQLWQLNDSDLHRIARHYTIDSAVIDRDLSAALSALPAGATSLSDFSHHVGATVERAWILASLEFGDRRIRSAWLLAALVQTPELRRLLLGISPAFQKIPVDALSESLAAIVAGSPEDHEGAYDGSGLTAAVPGEASGAMADATEDKSALAKYCSDLTARARAGGIDPVIGREHEIRTMVDILLRRRQNNPLLTGEAGVGKTAVVEGLALAIARAEVPPTLREVRLLSLDVGALLAGASMRGEFEARLKQLLEEASASTQPVILFVDEVHTLIGAGGQAGTGDAANLLKPALARGTLRTVGATTWSEYKRHIEKDPALTRRFQVLQVMEPEEASAIDMVRGLVPTFAEHHGVMVLDEAVRAAVVLSHRYIPARQLPDKAISLLDTACARVAMSLHTPPASVQHLRQRILALDAELALLANESVISQGAEARAQRAALANAQKAEVQAELAAQEARWQQELSLVQRIHALRSARAAQETPADEIGDDTMTLGTLETALQGQQGDAALILAQVDEAVVAAIIADWTGIPVGRMVKDEVAAVFGLHATLNQRVIGQSEALTAIAERVQTARARLTDPNKPVGVFLLVGPSGVGKTETALALAEAMYGGEQNLITINMSEFQEAHTVSSLKGAPPGYVGYGEGGVLTEAVRRKPYSVILLDEVEKAHPDVHEMFYQVFDKGWMEDGEGRHIDFRNTTILLTSNTGSELIATLCEDPALVPDTAALRDALQPELRQVFPAAFIGRLAVVPYLPLGEGVLSNIVRLHLGRVADRMREQHGIELLFSDAFTSHVIARSGTHETGARRLIGFIEQNLLPVLSRHWLQALQDKRVIAQIAVDVEPLRTDHGLREGDAIACRLDYA
- the tssB gene encoding type VI secretion system contractile sheath small subunit; translated protein: MINNSQKFIARNRAPRVQIEYDVEIYGSEKKIELPFVMGVLADLSGKPVEALPPVAERKFLDIDIDNFDERMKAIQPRVAFAVPNTLTGEGQLMVDITFESIDDFSPAAIARKVEPLSRLLEARTQLSNLQTYMDGKAGAESLVNQLLQDPALMKSLAAAPKPTAAADAGAATA
- the tssC gene encoding type VI secretion system contractile sheath large subunit, yielding MKTHSKQAPAASTQFADVGDFSSLLDKEFKPKTEEARDAVEAAVRTLAEQALINASTMTDDAYSSIEAIIAEIDRKLSEQINLVLHQADFQKVESAWRGMHHLVYNTETDEKLKIRFMDISKDEMRRTMRRHKGIAWDQSPVFKRIYEEEYGQLGGEPYGCLVADYYFDHTPADVELLGAIAKISAASHAPFIAGSAPSLLGMESWQELANPRDLAKITSNLEHAPWTALRNTEDARYVGLAMPRFLARLPYGVRTNPVDEFDFEEQTEGADHRNYVWNNAAYAMAVNINRSFKQYGWCTMIRGVESGGTVENLPCHTFPTDDGGFDMKCPTEIAISDRREAELAKAGLIPLVHRKNTDHASFIGAQSLQKPQEYVDADATANANLSARLPYLFASTRFAHYLKCIVRDKIGSFKERDDMQRWLNEWIMHYVDADPVNSSQETKARRPLAAAEVVVEDMEGNPGFYSAKFFLRPHFQLEGLTVSLRLVAKLPSLKEAA